TTGAAACGTTACAGACACTCGTAATATCGTCACTATCATATTTCAAAGGAAGTTTAAATGTAGAATGAGCTGTTCGGCCCCCTACTAATAGCGTAGCTGCAATGCCAGATGACGCTACCGCAAGATCAATTTTTCCACCATATCTTACTTTTGCAAGaagtaaatttatcaaaaaagttTTACCCGTGCCCCCAGGagcatctaaaaataatattttgcctTCATTATTGTTAACAGACGACATTACTGAATCATATACAATTCTTTGTTCACGGTTTAATTGATTTTCATTTTGAACGGACAGTAATAGTTGCTGTTGATCATAACTTCTCTCTCTTAAACActcaatattaattgttgttctATTTATGTTTATCGGTAAGGGAAAACCAAAATGTACTATAGATTTTCCCGATAAAACTTCCACTTCtttgtttaattcaaataaagcttcatcaaatatactttggtCAAAACTAATATCATTTGATGACAATTCCTGTCGTTTTCGATGCAGTATATCGTCGGCCATACTTTCACGATAATTTTGCCAAAGCTTCAAAGGATCAGTAATTTGACAAAACGTTAGCATGATAGCAAATAAACATCTTAGTGATTTAGGTGTACAACATATAGACGCTTCTGATAGCGTGTTTTCCCAATGAGACTCGTCATCCAATAAACCCAACGCTTTGCATGCACCTTGAAAAGTGTCATAAATGAAATTTTTCACTGTGCGAAGACTTTGAAAAGAAGTTGGACCTTTAACTATATGGAGCAGCATCCTCAAGTGAAAACACTCGGTATTGTTAGGATGGATTGTATATACTCTGCCCAGAGTATCGGTTTTTTTGACGCCAGGGTGCCCTTCCACCACAGTTCCTTGTTTACGCCGATTAAACTTTTTACCAACCTGATTCCATGTATAGTAACTTGGAATTTTATCATAAGTCAACGTTTTAGCAAATTCATCTTTTgcgcataatttaaaaaacgctGTTAGTGTCGTATCTCGCGGATTATCAACAACATCACTTACATTACTTTCTGAAAAATATACCCTTTGACCATTTTCTAAGTGAACTGCGAAATGGATAACAGTTGGTGCTCTCTCGTGTATACTAAATGATAAAATCCGCCAAATTGCTTCTGAGCTACAAATGTAGCGACCTGACTGATATTGGTCCACTTCGACTGCACGCTAAACGTAGCTTGGTCGCTgcctttattaatatatttagttacatattttatcgaCTTTATAGAACTACATAATTCTACATTAATATGACAATCAAATACTTTAAGCAAAAGTTTGTTGTAGGGTACAATCCATCTATTGTCAATTTCATGATTTGGAATAGTACATATTTTTCCACCTTCTTCGGGTGATAATCTTCTATACTTTGGATAGCCATCGTCACCAGAAGAGGTATTTCTCTGAAATTGTTTTGGGAATTTCTTAGAACATTTCCCCTCAATCATGCATGGTGAGTTATGGTTAAAAGCCCCACATGGTCCATGAATCATGTGCTTTACAACAATATCATACAGTTCTTGATCTTCTTCTTTATTTGGTATTTCAGCTGTAATTACACTGTCAATTTGGTCTGGTTGGATTTTGTTTGTAAGCCAAAGAAGAAGGTGTATATGTGGTAACCCACGCTTTTGCCATTCAACCGTATACATATAACACCGTGAAGggccaaatatattatgtttattaatgagAGTTAACAGCTTTTGCACCTTTAAATGAAAAACTCGATTTACTATGTCGTATCTATCTTGAGGTTTTGAATTAGTATGGATATTATTTAAGATCTCGGGCCAGTGTGGATTACATGTCATCGTGATGAATAAATCTGGTTTACCATAATTTTTTACGTAAGTCATTGCATCCTGTGTTTTTTCATGAAG
This genomic window from Metopolophium dirhodum isolate CAU chromosome 1, ASM1992520v1, whole genome shotgun sequence contains:
- the LOC132933112 gene encoding uncharacterized protein LOC132933112 — encoded protein: MLLHIVKGPTSFQSLRTVKNFIYDTFQGACKALGLLDDESHWENTLSEASICCTPKSLRCLFAIMLTFCQITDPLKLWQNYRESMADDILHRKRQELSSNDISFDQSIFDEALFELNKEVEVLSGKSIVHFGFPLPININRTTINIECLRERSYDQQQLLLSVQNENQLNREQRIVYDSVMSSVNNNEGKILFLDAPGGTGKTFLINLLLAKVRYGGKIDLAVASSGIAATLLVGGRTAHSTFKLPLKYDSDDITSVCNVSKQSGTGKLMQDCCLIIWDEASMSQKTSVEALDRTMRDLRHNNSPMGGCTVLFSGDFRQILPVVTRGTRADEVNASLKRSYLWPYIKILEFKTNMRVLCTDQDNINFVKDLLLIGKGEFQATNDKINIKSFCNSVPTITKLVQNVYPNI
- the LOC132933113 gene encoding uncharacterized protein LOC132933113, whose product is MLFNQVDQYAKIESERLAFIRHNQKTLRAESYIHLQDALRSNEQSNNIGQLVIWPSCFTGGPRYLHEKTQDAMTYVKNYGKPDLFITMTCNPHWPEILNNIHTNSKPQDRYDIVNRVFHLKVQKLLTLINKHNIFGPSRCYMYTVEWQKRGLPHIHLLLWLTNKIQPDQIDSVITAEIPNKEEDQELYDIVVKHMIHGPCGAFNHNSPCMIEGKCSKKFPKQFQRNTSSGDDGYPKYRRLSPEEGGKICTIPNHEIDNRWIVPYNKLLLKVFDCHINVELCSSIKSIKYVTKYINKGSDQATFSVQSKWTNISQVATFVAQKQFGGFYHLVYTREHQLLSISQFT